Below is a window of Streptomyces genisteinicus DNA.
CTCACTGGCATTGCCTTCCTCCTTGTGGAGCGTTTCTCCGACTGACCCGACGGTAGGCAGAAATGCGATCGCGCGAGCGGTCGTGGCGCACGTTCCTAGGCCATTAGCGAAGAGGCGCGCATTGAGCAGACCCATCCAGGTGAAAGATGTGACCCGCATGACCGATCTCGATCCGGCCGTACCGGCTCTGGTGCTCCGGCTCGACCGGAATCCCTTTCACCACGGCACCCTCGGCGCCGTCCGGTCGCTGGGCCGCGCGGGTGTGGAGGTGCACGCCGTCGTCGAGTCGCCGCGCAGCCCGGTGGTCCGCTCCCGCCACCTCCACCGGGCCCACCCCCGCCCGCCGGGCGCACCGGAACCGGAGGAACTCGTCCGCACCCTGCTCGCCGTCTCCGAACGGATCGGGCGGCCCGCCGTCCTCGTCCCGATGGACGACCTCGGCGCCGTCCGCGTCGCCGAGCAGGCCCACCGGCTCGCCGGCCGCTACCTGCTGCCCGCCCAGCCGCCCGCGCTGCCGGGCCGGCTGGCGGACAAGGCGGAACTGGCGTCGCTGTGCGCCGAGGCGGGCATCCCCCACCCCGACACCTTCCTCCCCGCGTCCGCGGCCGAGGCCGCGGACACCGTCCGGCGCGTCGGCGTCCCGCTGGTCGCCAAGTGGAGCAGGCCCTGGCTGCTGGACCCGTCGACCGGGCTGCGCAGCACCTCGCTGGTCTCCTCACCCGCCGCCGCGGCCCGGCTGTTCGAGCGCAGCGCCGGCGCGGGCAGCACCCTGCTCCTCCAGCGCTACCTGCCCGAGCGGCCGCACTCCGACTGGTTCTTCCACGGCTGCTTCTCCGACGGCGGCCGCCTCCTGCACGGCGGCACCGGACGCAAGGAGCTCTCCTGGCCGCCGCGCACCGGACTGACCGCGCTGGGCCGGTGGAAGGACGAGGACGCGGTCGCGGC
It encodes the following:
- a CDS encoding ATP-grasp domain-containing protein; amino-acid sequence: MTDLDPAVPALVLRLDRNPFHHGTLGAVRSLGRAGVEVHAVVESPRSPVVRSRHLHRAHPRPPGAPEPEELVRTLLAVSERIGRPAVLVPMDDLGAVRVAEQAHRLAGRYLLPAQPPALPGRLADKAELASLCAEAGIPHPDTFLPASAAEAADTVRRVGVPLVAKWSRPWLLDPSTGLRSTSLVSSPAAAARLFERSAGAGSTLLLQRYLPERPHSDWFFHGCFSDGGRLLHGGTGRKELSWPPRTGLTALGRWKDEDAVAAAALRLARHTGYRGILDLDFRRDGDGTCRLLDANPRPGAQFRLFTGADGLDVVRALHLDLTGRPVPPSPGRPGRVFVAENYALLSAVASARPGGGLRLRARRGVETAWFAGDDPAPFAAMAGAWLGRGLAKGARRLRPREEPPSAGAPPRPATDTRNENAPCTTWQ